The Pan troglodytes isolate AG18354 chromosome 1, NHGRI_mPanTro3-v2.0_pri, whole genome shotgun sequence genome includes a region encoding these proteins:
- the LOC741803 gene encoding olfactory receptor 2T29-like, translating to MANITWMVSHTGWSDFILMGLFRQSKHPALLCVVIFVVFLMALSENAFLILLIHCDAHLHTPMYFFISQLSLMDMVYISVTVPKMLLDQVMGVNKISAPECGMQMFLYLTLAGSEFFLLAAMAYDRYMAYDRYMAICHPLRYPVLMHRRACLFLASGCWFLGSVDGFTFTAITMTLPFCRSQEIHHFFCEVPAVLNLSCSDTSLYEIFIYLCCVLMLLIPVMIISSSYLLILLTIHRMNSAEGRKKAFATCSSHLTVVILFYGAAIYTYMLPSSYHTPEKDMMVSVFYTILTPVLNPLIYSLRNKDVMGALKKMLTVRFVL from the coding sequence ATGGCCAACATCACCTGGATGGTCAGCCACACTGGATGGTCGGATTTCATCCTGATGGGACTCTTCAGACAATCCAAACATCCAGCTCTACTTTGTGTGGtcatttttgtggttttcctGATGGCATTGTCTGAAAATGCTTTCCTGATCCTTCTGATACACTGTGACGcccacctccacacccccatgtactttTTCATCAGTCAATTGTCTCTCATGGACATGGTGTACATTTCTGTCACTGTACCCAAGATGCTCCTGGACCAGGTCATGGGTGTGAATAAGATCTCAGCCCCTGAGTGTGGGATGCAGATGTTCCTCTATCTGACACTAGCAGGTTCGGAATTTTTCCTTCTAGCTGCCATGGCCTATGACCGCTACATGGCCTATGACCGCTACATGGCCATCTGCCATCCTCTCCGTTACCCTGTCCTCATGCACCGTAGGGCATGTCTCTTCCTGGCATCAGGCTGCTGGTTCCTGGGCTCAGTGGATGGCTTCACATTCACTGCCATCACCATGACCTTGCCCTTCTGCAGATCTCAGGAGATTCATCACTTCTTCTGTGAAGTTCCTGCTGTATTGAATCTCTCCTGCTCAGACACCTCACTCTATGAGATTTTCATATACTTGTGCTGTGTCCTCATGCTCCTCATCCCTGTGATGATCATTTCAAGCTCCTATTTACTCATCCTCCTCACCATACACAGGATGAACTCAGCAGAGGGCCGGAAAAAGGCCTTTGCCACCTGTTCCTCCCACCTGACTGTGGTCATCCTCTTCTATGGGGCTGCCATCTACACCTACATGCTCCCCAGCTCCTACCACACCCCTGAGAAGGACATGATGGTATCTGTCTTCTATACCATCCTCACTCCGGTGCTGAACCCTTTAATCTATAGTCTTAGGAATAAGGATGTCATGGGGGCTCTGAAGAAAATGTTAACTGTGAGATTCGTCCTTTAG